In Lysobacter sp. FW306-1B-D06B, the sequence ACGTAGGTGGTACGGGCTCCACGGGTTCAGTACGGCGAGCCACAGTACGCCGCCCGGCGCGAGAACGCGGGCGCATTCGTCGAGCAAGGGCTCGATCGGCACGTCGTCGTCGAGCGCGTGCTGCAGCAGCACGGCGCCGAACACTTCGCTGGCCACCGGCAGCGGCAGGCGGCACCGCACCGCACCATGGAACCCCAGCCCCGCGCGCCTGAGCAGCAGACCGCGCCCGCCGACCTCCGGCGCCGGCGCGCCGTCCACGCCCAGCCACGCCCAGGGTGCGGCGGGGCAACCGGCCAACACGCGCAACATCGCGGCTTCCTCCACCGCCACCAGCCCCTGCCCGGCCTCGCTGCTGAACCAGCGCAGGGCCGATTCGGATGTTTCCAATTGACGCAGGTAGTGGGGGCCGGGCATGGTCGGGACCGTTTCCAGGATGCCGCGACCTGCGGCGTGTACGGTCGGATTGTGCGACACGCACGCCGCCTCCGGGCCACTCCCGACACCCCATGCACCTGACACCCCTGCCCGCACTGAGCGACAACTACATCTGGACGCTCTCCGGCGAGGGCGGCATGCGTGCGCTCATCGTCGACCCCAGCGAGGCGGGCCCCGTCCTCGCCGCTGCCGAGCACGGCCTGCAACCGGCCGGCGTCCTGCTGACCCACCATCACGGCGACCACATCGGCGGCGTGCCCGGCCTGCTGGAACGCTGGCCCGACCTGCCGGTCTTCGCACCGGACGATGACCGCATTCCCGCCAGCTACCGCCGCGTCGGCGGCGGGGACGCGGTCGGGATCGCCGGCTGGGAGTTCAACGTCCTGACCGTCCCCGGCCACACCCGCAGCCACGTCGCCTACCACGGCCACGGCCTGCTGTTCTGCGGCGACACCCTGTTCAGCCTGGGCTGCGGGCGCATGTTCGAGGGCACACCGGGACAGATGCATGCCTCCCTCTCGCGGCTGGCCGCCCTGCCCCCCGAGACCCGGGTCTGTTGCGGACATGAGTACACGCTCGCAAACGCGGCCTTCGCCCTCGTGGTAGAACCCGGCAACCGGGCGCTGCGGCGCCGCATCGAGGAGGCCCAGGCCATGCGCGAGACCGGACGACCGACCCTGCCCAGCCTGCTGGGCGACGAACTTGCGGCCAATCCCTTCCTGCGGGTGGACAGCCCCGAAGTACGCGCCAGCCTGGCGCGCGAGACCGGCCAGGCGCCGGCCGACAGCGTCGATGCATTCGCCGCGTTGCGGCGCTGGAAGGACGGATTCGTCGCGTGACGGGCGCTTCCCGATGGCGTCACCGGCTGGGCGCACTCTGTCTGGCCGCATGCACCGCACTACCCGTCTTCGCGCAGGAAGCCACCGGCGCCGGGTCGCCCGCGCCTGCAGCGACGGCGACGGGCTCCTCCGGCGACCCGACGCTCCGCAACGGCCTGGAGATCTACCGCAGCTTCCGCGATGGCCTGGCCGAGCCGGAATGCGATGCGGACGCGACCTCGCCGCGCTGGCGCCAGCATTTCGCCCATGTGCCGCGCCGGCTGGCCGCGGGCAATGACGATGTGCTGCCCCTGTTCGGGTACGTCGTGGATGCGTTGCGCGAGAGCAACGTGCCGACCGAGTTCGCGCTGATCCCCTTCGTGGAAAGCGGCTACCGTCCGGGCGCGCGCAGTGCCGCCGGGCCCGCCGGGCTGTGGCAGATGATCGCGATCACCGCACGCAACCACGGCGTGACGATACGCAACGGTTACGACGGCCGGCTGTCGCCCGTCGATTCGACCCAGGCCGCCGTGCGCTACCTCAAGACGCTGCACGGCATGTTCGCCGGCGACTGGCGTCTGGCGACGATGGCCTACAACGCCGGCGAATACCGCGTGCTCGGCGCGCTCAAGCGCAGCGGCCAGAACGCGCGCAACGTGCAGATCGACAAGCTCGTCGGTCTGTCGGACATCACCACCGCCTATGTGCGCAAGCTGCACGCGCTGTCGTGCCTGATCGAGCAGGCCGACGATCGCGAGGAATGGATGCGCGCACTCGACCGCAACGTGCCGCGCCTGCAGGCGGTCTCGCTGCCCAAGGGCGTGCAGCGCATGGACCAGTGGGCCTCGCGCACGGGCCAGAGCGTCGAGCAGCTCAAGCGCTTGAATCCAGCCTTCCCCGAAGGCCGCATCACGGCAGCGGGCGGCTCGGCCGCGCGCCTGCTGGCGATCGCCGATGTGGGCGCTCGGGCGGTCGCCGACGAAGCCAGGCCCGCCGATCCCAACGACATCAGCGATGCCATGGCGATGGCCGTGACGGACGACGAACCGCCGGCGCGCGAACCGCGTCGCCACACGGTCGCCAAGGGCGAGAGCGCTTCGACCATC encodes:
- the gloB gene encoding hydroxyacylglutathione hydrolase, whose protein sequence is MHLTPLPALSDNYIWTLSGEGGMRALIVDPSEAGPVLAAAEHGLQPAGVLLTHHHGDHIGGVPGLLERWPDLPVFAPDDDRIPASYRRVGGGDAVGIAGWEFNVLTVPGHTRSHVAYHGHGLLFCGDTLFSLGCGRMFEGTPGQMHASLSRLAALPPETRVCCGHEYTLANAAFALVVEPGNRALRRRIEEAQAMRETGRPTLPSLLGDELAANPFLRVDSPEVRASLARETGQAPADSVDAFAALRRWKDGFVA
- a CDS encoding transglycosylase SLT domain-containing protein, yielding MTGASRWRHRLGALCLAACTALPVFAQEATGAGSPAPAATATGSSGDPTLRNGLEIYRSFRDGLAEPECDADATSPRWRQHFAHVPRRLAAGNDDVLPLFGYVVDALRESNVPTEFALIPFVESGYRPGARSAAGPAGLWQMIAITARNHGVTIRNGYDGRLSPVDSTQAAVRYLKTLHGMFAGDWRLATMAYNAGEYRVLGALKRSGQNARNVQIDKLVGLSDITTAYVRKLHALSCLIEQADDREEWMRALDRNVPRLQAVSLPKGVQRMDQWASRTGQSVEQLKRLNPAFPEGRITAAGGSAARLLAIADVGARAVADEARPADPNDISDAMAMAVTDDEPPAREPRRHTVAKGESASTIAKRYRIGVDDLLQRNGLSAKAVLRPGQKLLIDALDRQGDALPSATGSP